In Alistipes ihumii AP11, a genomic segment contains:
- a CDS encoding IMPACT family protein, translating into METPSDSYLTIEAPAEALYKDKGSRFLAFAYPVANEEQIRERVDALRKKYFDATHHCYAWRLGPSGDSFRAVDDGEPSSTAGRPILGQMLSRNVTNALIVVVRYFGGTKLGVPGLIAAYRESAAAALDASSVVERTVDAVLEIGFGYLVLNDVMRIVKEMQPQVLAQRFDNACTMTLAIRSSAEEPLRERLAGVEGLRIDPKGYV; encoded by the coding sequence ATGGAAACTCCGTCCGACAGCTACCTGACGATCGAGGCTCCGGCCGAAGCGCTGTATAAGGACAAAGGCAGCCGGTTCCTCGCTTTCGCCTATCCGGTAGCGAACGAGGAGCAGATACGCGAGCGGGTGGACGCGCTGCGAAAGAAATACTTCGACGCTACGCACCATTGCTACGCGTGGCGCCTCGGTCCTTCGGGCGACAGTTTCCGGGCCGTGGACGACGGCGAGCCCTCCTCGACGGCCGGCCGGCCGATCCTCGGGCAGATGCTTTCGCGCAACGTGACCAACGCGCTGATCGTCGTCGTCCGATACTTCGGCGGAACGAAGCTGGGCGTACCGGGCCTGATCGCCGCCTATCGGGAATCGGCCGCCGCCGCGCTGGACGCCTCATCGGTCGTCGAGCGGACGGTCGATGCAGTGCTGGAAATAGGCTTCGGCTATCTGGTGCTGAACGACGTGATGCGGATCGTCAAGGAAATGCAGCCGCAAGTGCTTGCGCAGCGGTTCGACAACGCCTGCACGATGACGCTGGCAATCCGGAGCTCCGCCGAGGAACCGCTCCGAGAAAGGCTCGCGGGCGTGGAAGGCTTGCGGATCGATCCGAAAGGCTATGTGTAA
- the pyrB gene encoding aspartate carbamoyltransferase: MGKKNLISITDFSQEEILKIMELAARFEADPHRQVLAGKVIASLFFEPSTRTRLSFESAINHLGGRVIGFSETANTSVSKGETFHDTIMVISNYCDLIVMRHSIEGAARYASEISKVPVVNAGDGANQHPSQTLLDLYSIQKTQGTLDGLHIAMVGDLKYGRTVHSLLQAMSFFNPTFTFVAPDELKMPDEYKLFLDEKGIPYTETRNMEEAIDSADIVYMTRVQRERFSDPMEYERVKNVYVLRNSMLERTKPNMRILHPLPRVGEIDPDVDRNPKAYYFQQTENGVYTRMAIISYLLGVAE; the protein is encoded by the coding sequence ATGGGAAAGAAAAATCTGATCTCGATCACCGATTTCTCGCAAGAGGAGATTCTGAAGATCATGGAGCTGGCCGCGCGGTTCGAGGCCGATCCTCACCGCCAGGTGCTCGCCGGAAAAGTAATCGCCTCGCTTTTCTTCGAGCCTTCGACCCGCACGCGCCTCAGCTTCGAGAGCGCGATCAATCACCTCGGGGGACGGGTCATCGGATTCTCCGAGACCGCCAACACGAGCGTATCGAAAGGCGAGACCTTCCATGACACGATCATGGTCATATCGAACTATTGCGACCTGATCGTCATGCGCCACTCGATCGAGGGAGCGGCCCGCTACGCGAGCGAGATATCGAAGGTTCCGGTAGTCAACGCCGGCGACGGGGCCAACCAGCACCCGAGCCAAACGTTGCTCGACCTCTATTCGATCCAGAAGACGCAGGGCACGCTCGACGGCCTCCATATCGCCATGGTCGGAGACCTGAAATACGGCCGGACCGTTCACTCGCTGCTGCAGGCGATGTCGTTTTTCAACCCGACGTTCACGTTCGTCGCACCCGACGAACTGAAGATGCCGGACGAGTACAAGCTGTTTCTCGACGAAAAAGGCATTCCGTACACCGAAACGCGCAACATGGAAGAAGCGATCGACTCGGCCGACATCGTCTACATGACGCGGGTTCAGCGCGAGCGGTTCTCCGACCCGATGGAATACGAGCGGGTCAAGAACGTCTACGTTCTGAGGAACAGCATGCTCGAACGCACCAAGCCCAATATGCGCATCCTGCATCCGTTGCCGAGGGTGGGAGAGATCGACCCGGACGTCGACCGCAACCCCAAAGCCTACTATTTCCAACAGACCGAAAACGGCGTATACACCCGCATGGCCATCATCAGCTACCTGCTGGGCGTCGCCGAATAA
- the pyrI gene encoding aspartate carbamoyltransferase regulatory subunit, with amino-acid sequence MTDHTEGKLEVRAIENGTVIDHIPSDCLFKIIKILDLEHDTHRITFGTNLESKRMGSKAIIKINDRFCKQDELNRIAIVAPMAKVNIIENFRVTEKRNVTIPETVRGFVRCVNPKCITNNEPVETSFTVIREGEQIALRCKYCEKITHRQQIEILK; translated from the coding sequence ATGACCGATCACACGGAAGGAAAACTGGAAGTCAGGGCCATCGAGAACGGCACGGTCATCGACCATATCCCGTCCGACTGCCTGTTCAAAATCATCAAGATTCTCGATCTGGAGCACGATACGCACCGGATCACGTTCGGAACGAACCTCGAGAGCAAGCGGATGGGCTCGAAAGCGATCATCAAGATCAACGACCGCTTCTGCAAGCAGGATGAGCTGAACCGCATCGCGATCGTCGCACCTATGGCCAAGGTCAACATCATCGAGAATTTCAGGGTCACCGAAAAGCGCAACGTGACGATACCCGAGACGGTCCGGGGTTTCGTGCGCTGCGTCAATCCGAAATGCATCACGAACAACGAGCCGGTCGAGACCTCGTTCACCGTGATCCGGGAAGGAGAGCAGATCGCCCTTCGCTGCAAATATTGCGAAAAGATCACGCACCGGCAGCAGATCGAGATTCTGAAATAA
- a CDS encoding manganese catalase family protein translates to MFHHVKELQFNARVSKPDPRFARLLLEQFGGGNGELKASMQYFVQAFACRNPYPDKYDMLMDIATEELGHLEIVGATIQMLLSGINGELKDAADRADFARMFGSKGNREEFIHEATLNPQFGVLTGGGPRLTDSNGVPWQGSYVNANGDLTVDLRSDIAAESRAKIVYEYLMQFTEDPYVLETLNFLMTREVAHFQQFEAALDTIRPNFPPGVLQSDPRYSNLYYNMSEGEDSRGPWNEGKSVGFNETWQYVDDPKRQVDRTNGLLDTEPTGTDRTLASVEKADKQLGKKRSAEIDSATPLEDIQWSRYAEMAEEIG, encoded by the coding sequence ATGTTTCATCATGTCAAAGAACTTCAGTTCAATGCGCGCGTTTCGAAGCCCGATCCGCGCTTTGCCCGCCTGCTGCTCGAGCAGTTCGGCGGAGGTAACGGAGAGTTGAAAGCCTCCATGCAATATTTCGTTCAGGCTTTCGCGTGCCGGAATCCCTATCCCGACAAGTACGATATGCTGATGGATATCGCGACCGAGGAACTGGGACATCTGGAGATCGTCGGGGCTACGATTCAGATGCTGTTGTCGGGAATCAACGGCGAGTTGAAGGACGCGGCCGACAGGGCCGATTTTGCCCGGATGTTCGGCAGCAAGGGCAATCGGGAGGAATTTATCCATGAGGCGACGCTGAATCCGCAGTTCGGCGTGCTGACCGGAGGCGGTCCGCGCCTCACCGACAGCAACGGCGTACCCTGGCAGGGCTCGTACGTCAATGCGAACGGCGATCTGACGGTCGATCTGCGTTCGGACATCGCTGCCGAGTCGCGCGCCAAGATCGTTTACGAATACCTGATGCAGTTTACCGAGGATCCGTATGTGCTCGAGACGCTGAACTTTCTGATGACCCGCGAGGTAGCCCATTTCCAGCAGTTCGAGGCGGCGCTCGACACGATCCGGCCGAATTTTCCTCCCGGCGTGCTTCAGAGCGATCCGCGTTACAGCAACCTCTATTACAATATGTCCGAGGGCGAGGATAGCCGCGGGCCGTGGAACGAGGGCAAGAGCGTCGGCTTCAATGAGACATGGCAGTATGTCGATGACCCGAAGCGGCAGGTCGACCGGACGAACGGGCTGCTCGATACGGAGCCGACCGGAACCGATCGCACGCTGGCGTCTGTCGAGAAGGCCGACAAGCAACTCGGCAAGAAACGTAGCGCAGAGATCGATTCGGCGACGCCCCTCGAGGATATTCAGTGGAGCCGCTATGCCGAAATGGCCGAAGAGATCGGCTGA
- the uvrA gene encoding excinuclease ABC subunit UvrA — protein MNDSKERKYIHVKGARVHNLKNIEVKIPHNQLVVVTGLSGSGKSTLAFDTIFAEGQRRYVESLSAYARQFLGKINKPDVDLITGIAPAIAIEQKVNTRNPRSTVGTSTEIYDYLKLLFARIGRTYSPVSGREVRRYTVADVVNRIASLPERTRILVTAPLKLAEGQGLIEKLTLLVGEGMQRIYTRGETLFIEEMIPRADDYAGRDDLAIVVDRARATSDEETLSRLGDSVENAFRHGDGICEIVVLQEGADRVERFSSRFELDGIAFEQPTEHMFSFNNPVGACPRCEGYGKVIGIDEDLVVPDKTKSIYQDAIACWRGETMKWWKEQLILNAPKFDFPVHRPFYELTRQQRHLLWKGNEHFHGLDEFFKYLESERYKIQYRVMLSRYTGKTVCPDCEGTRLRKEALYVRVGGKNIAELVTMPVEELASFFDGLQLDERDGETARRVLTEIRNRLQYLNEVGLGYLTLDRLSSTLSGGESQRINLATSLGSSLVGSLYILDEPSIGLHPRDTARLIGVLKKLRDLGNTVIVVEHEEEIIRAADTIVDIGPLAGYQGGEVMFCGGIDELLKSERSLTARYLTGRERIDPPRRVRPWNRYIEVVGARENNLKGIDVKFPLGVMTCVTGVSGSGKSSLVRDILYPAVRRVLYDTGSKPGSFERLGGDLNQIKSIEIVDQNPIGKSSRSNPVTYIKAYDDIRKLFADQPYARHNNLTASHFSFNIAGGRCEECQGEGVIKVGMQFMADVELTCESCGGKRFKDEILEVRYHGYSIYDILELTVDAAIELFAAHQNEDPVNRRIIEKLRTLQDVGLGYIKLGQSSSTLSGGESQRVKLASFLTKENAPDPILFLFDEPTTGLHFHDIRKLLDSFDALLAKGHTVVIVEHNMDVIKCADWVIDLGPEAGERGGRLVFEGTPDELARCPQSYTGKYLSLTRKTGR, from the coding sequence ATGAACGACTCGAAAGAACGGAAATACATCCACGTCAAAGGCGCCCGGGTACATAATCTCAAGAACATAGAGGTCAAGATACCCCATAACCAACTGGTCGTCGTAACCGGACTGTCGGGCTCGGGCAAGTCGACGCTCGCGTTCGACACCATCTTCGCCGAGGGCCAGCGACGCTACGTCGAAAGCCTGTCGGCCTACGCCCGCCAGTTTCTGGGCAAGATCAACAAGCCCGACGTCGACCTGATTACCGGAATCGCTCCGGCCATCGCGATCGAGCAGAAGGTCAACACGCGGAATCCGCGCTCGACCGTCGGCACGTCGACCGAAATCTACGACTACCTGAAACTGCTCTTCGCGCGCATCGGACGCACCTATTCGCCCGTATCGGGCCGGGAGGTCCGCCGCTACACGGTGGCCGACGTCGTGAACCGGATCGCCTCGCTGCCCGAACGGACACGCATACTGGTAACGGCTCCGCTGAAGCTGGCCGAAGGGCAGGGGCTGATCGAGAAGCTGACGCTGCTCGTCGGCGAGGGAATGCAGCGTATCTATACCCGAGGCGAAACGCTTTTCATCGAGGAGATGATCCCCCGCGCGGACGACTACGCCGGACGAGACGATCTGGCCATCGTCGTCGACCGGGCCCGGGCTACGTCCGACGAGGAAACGCTGAGCCGGTTGGGAGACTCGGTCGAGAACGCGTTTCGGCACGGAGACGGCATCTGCGAGATCGTCGTCCTGCAAGAGGGGGCAGATCGCGTCGAGCGTTTCTCGTCGCGTTTCGAGCTGGACGGCATCGCGTTCGAGCAGCCGACCGAGCATATGTTCAGTTTCAACAATCCGGTGGGAGCCTGCCCCCGGTGCGAAGGTTACGGCAAAGTGATCGGCATCGACGAGGACCTGGTCGTGCCCGACAAGACCAAAAGCATCTATCAGGACGCTATCGCCTGCTGGCGGGGCGAAACGATGAAATGGTGGAAGGAGCAGCTGATTCTGAACGCCCCGAAATTCGACTTCCCCGTCCACCGGCCGTTCTACGAGCTCACGCGCCAGCAGCGGCATCTGCTGTGGAAAGGGAACGAGCATTTTCACGGACTGGACGAGTTCTTCAAATACCTCGAAAGCGAACGCTACAAGATACAGTACCGCGTCATGCTGTCGCGCTACACCGGAAAAACCGTCTGCCCCGACTGCGAGGGAACGCGGCTCCGCAAGGAAGCGCTGTACGTGCGGGTAGGGGGCAAGAACATCGCCGAACTGGTTACCATGCCGGTCGAAGAGCTCGCATCCTTTTTCGACGGATTGCAGCTCGACGAACGGGACGGCGAGACGGCCCGGCGCGTGCTGACCGAAATCCGCAACCGGCTGCAGTACCTCAACGAGGTGGGTCTCGGTTACCTGACGCTCGACCGGCTCTCCTCGACGCTGTCCGGAGGCGAGAGCCAGCGGATCAATCTGGCCACGTCGCTGGGCAGCAGCCTGGTCGGATCGCTCTACATTCTCGACGAGCCGAGCATCGGACTGCATCCGAGGGACACGGCACGGCTGATCGGCGTGCTGAAAAAGCTGCGCGATCTGGGCAACACGGTGATCGTCGTCGAGCATGAAGAGGAGATCATCCGGGCAGCCGACACGATCGTCGACATCGGGCCGCTGGCCGGCTATCAGGGCGGCGAGGTGATGTTCTGCGGCGGCATCGACGAGTTGCTGAAAAGCGAACGCAGCCTGACTGCCCGCTACCTGACCGGCCGCGAGCGGATCGACCCGCCCCGGCGCGTCCGGCCGTGGAACCGATACATCGAAGTCGTCGGCGCCAGAGAGAACAACCTGAAGGGAATCGACGTCAAATTTCCGCTCGGCGTGATGACCTGCGTAACGGGAGTCAGCGGCAGCGGCAAGTCGTCGCTCGTACGCGACATCCTCTACCCGGCCGTCCGCCGTGTCCTGTACGATACGGGAAGCAAGCCCGGCAGCTTCGAGCGGCTCGGCGGCGATCTGAACCAGATCAAGTCGATCGAGATCGTCGACCAGAACCCGATCGGCAAGTCGTCTCGCTCGAATCCGGTCACCTACATCAAGGCATACGACGATATCCGCAAGCTGTTTGCCGACCAGCCGTACGCCCGTCACAACAACCTGACCGCATCGCATTTCTCGTTCAACATAGCCGGCGGCCGCTGCGAAGAGTGTCAGGGCGAAGGAGTCATCAAGGTCGGCATGCAGTTCATGGCCGACGTCGAACTCACGTGCGAGAGCTGCGGAGGCAAACGCTTCAAGGACGAAATTCTGGAAGTGCGCTACCACGGCTACTCGATCTACGACATACTGGAGCTGACCGTCGACGCGGCGATCGAGCTGTTCGCCGCGCATCAGAACGAAGATCCGGTCAACCGCCGGATCATCGAGAAGCTCAGAACGCTGCAGGACGTGGGACTGGGCTACATCAAGCTCGGGCAGTCGTCGTCCACGCTGTCGGGAGGCGAAAGCCAGCGGGTCAAGCTCGCATCGTTCCTGACGAAGGAAAACGCGCCGGACCCGATTCTGTTCCTGTTCGACGAGCCGACGACCGGACTCCACTTCCACGACATCCGCAAGCTGCTCGATTCGTTCGACGCGCTGCTTGCCAAGGGGCATACCGTCGTGATCGTCGAGCACAACATGGACGTCATCAAATGCGCCGACTGGGTGATCGACCTCGGCCCGGAAGCGGGCGAAAGGGGAGGGCGGCTCGTTTTCGAGGGAACGCCCGACGAACTGGCCCGCTGCCCGCAGAGTTATACGGGAAAATACCTATCTTTGACCCGCAAAACCGGCCGGTAA
- a CDS encoding M16 family metallopeptidase, with protein MEFTRYTLRNGIRCIHKQVRSAAVHCALTVGTGSRDEQPAEHGMAHLLEHAFFKGTERRRAYHINCRLENLGGELNAYTTKEETVIHTTTLRADLSKAAELIADIVFHSTFPAKELEKEKDIIVDEINSYKDSPSERIFDDFEDLVFKGSSLGHNILGSKASLMKYTRDDLKRFVARTYNTDQMVFSVIGNVSPKRFREICDRYFASQTASARTFSRERTAPYEPFSKTLHRNCHQAHCLLGGRAYSLRDDRRVALSLLSNLLGGPSANSLLNLAVRERNGLSYSIESSFTPLSDTGIATIYFGTDKDRTDECLSIVRHELERICRGELKERQLGIAKKQYIGQITLAMESNESYMLSAARSCLIYDSVDGLDELHAKIRSITAAQIAEVAEEIFSERNLSMLLYK; from the coding sequence ATGGAATTTACCCGATATACGCTCCGCAACGGCATTCGCTGCATTCACAAGCAGGTCCGCTCGGCGGCAGTCCATTGCGCGCTGACGGTCGGCACCGGAAGCCGCGACGAACAGCCTGCCGAACACGGCATGGCTCATTTGCTCGAACACGCTTTCTTCAAGGGGACCGAGCGACGGCGCGCGTATCATATCAACTGCCGCCTCGAAAACCTCGGAGGCGAGCTGAACGCCTACACGACCAAGGAGGAAACCGTGATCCATACGACGACGCTGCGGGCCGACCTGTCCAAAGCGGCCGAGCTGATCGCGGACATCGTCTTCCACTCCACATTCCCGGCCAAGGAGCTGGAAAAGGAGAAGGACATCATCGTCGACGAGATCAACTCCTACAAGGACTCGCCCTCGGAACGCATTTTCGACGATTTCGAGGACCTCGTGTTCAAGGGCTCGTCCTTGGGACACAACATACTGGGCAGCAAAGCCTCGCTGATGAAATACACGCGCGACGACTTGAAGCGCTTCGTGGCGAGAACATACAACACGGACCAGATGGTCTTCTCGGTGATCGGAAACGTATCGCCCAAGCGCTTCCGCGAAATATGCGACCGATATTTCGCCTCGCAAACGGCTTCGGCGCGAACGTTCTCGCGCGAACGGACCGCCCCGTACGAACCTTTCTCGAAAACGCTGCACCGCAACTGTCACCAAGCCCACTGCCTGCTCGGCGGCCGGGCCTACAGCCTCCGGGACGACCGGCGCGTCGCGCTGTCTCTGTTGAGCAATCTGCTCGGAGGGCCGTCGGCCAATTCGTTACTGAACCTGGCCGTCCGCGAGCGCAACGGACTGTCGTACAGCATCGAATCAAGCTTCACGCCGCTGAGCGACACCGGCATAGCGACGATCTATTTCGGCACGGACAAGGATCGGACGGACGAATGTCTCTCGATCGTTCGGCACGAACTGGAGCGCATATGCCGGGGCGAACTGAAGGAGCGGCAGCTCGGTATAGCGAAAAAGCAATACATCGGTCAGATCACCCTGGCCATGGAAAGCAACGAGAGCTACATGCTCAGTGCGGCCCGCAGCTGCCTGATCTACGACAGCGTGGACGGTCTGGACGAGCTGCATGCCAAAATCCGCTCGATCACCGCCGCGCAGATCGCCGAGGTAGCCGAGGAGATATTCTCCGAGCGGAATCTGTCGATGCTGCTGTACAAATGA
- a CDS encoding O-methyltransferase, producing MNDLERYIEAHITPEDELLRELDRETHLSVVQPRMLSGHMQGRLLEMLVRMLAPKRILEIGTFTGYSAICMARGLPVGGELHTIEVDDELEAIAARYFARSGLGDRIFAHIGSALDLAPALGLFDLIFIDGDKREYPDYYRMAMRTLVRSGSYLLADNILWYGKVTEPAAHNDRHTKAIQEFNDLVAADDRVENVILPIRDGLNLIRVK from the coding sequence ATGAACGATCTGGAACGATATATCGAGGCGCACATCACGCCCGAGGACGAGCTTCTGAGGGAACTCGACCGCGAGACGCACCTGAGCGTCGTACAGCCGCGCATGCTCTCGGGACACATGCAGGGCCGGCTGCTCGAAATGCTCGTGCGGATGCTCGCGCCCAAACGCATACTCGAAATCGGCACGTTCACCGGCTACTCGGCCATTTGCATGGCCCGGGGCCTGCCTGTCGGCGGCGAGCTGCATACGATCGAAGTGGACGACGAGCTGGAAGCGATCGCCGCGCGGTATTTCGCCCGCAGCGGCCTCGGCGACCGGATTTTCGCACATATCGGCTCGGCGCTCGATCTGGCTCCGGCGCTCGGCCTATTCGACCTGATCTTTATCGACGGAGACAAGCGCGAATATCCGGACTACTACCGGATGGCCATGCGGACGCTCGTCCGCAGCGGAAGCTATCTGCTGGCCGACAACATCCTGTGGTACGGCAAGGTAACGGAACCCGCCGCGCACAACGACCGCCACACGAAAGCGATTCAGGAATTCAACGACCTGGTTGCGGCGGACGACCGGGTCGAAAACGTCATCCTGCCGATCCGCGACGGGCTGAACCTGATCCGGGTTAAGTAA
- a CDS encoding RelA/SpoT family protein, producing the protein MGYSDEDERIIGEQFDKLMSSCSKICKNDYDTDLIKRAFFLAKEAHEGVRRRSGEPYILHPLAVARIVVDEIGLGVKSVVAALLHDVVEDTDYTVEDIESRFGPKIALMVDGLTKMSGVFKTSASEQAENFRKVLLTLSDDVRVILIKIADRLHNMRTLGSMPPHKQMKITSETIYLFAPLAYRLGLFAIKSELEDLTLKYRFPEDYRQIENKIRETEAKRSRFIEKFNAPIIEKLRANDIDFEISGRVKSIYSIWSKMQRKHIPFEEIYDIFAIRIVFKPSPLIPEKSQCWHIYSLVTDIYKPKPDRIRDWVNIPKANGYEALHSTVMGPDGIWAEVQIRSQRMEEIAERGFAAHWKYKSDTLSKEEGEFDRWMKQVREALNSPTEDAVEFLDNFKLSLYTSEIVVFTPKGDSRTLPQGATALDFAYDIHSKIGHSAMGAKINHKIESIFAPISSGDQIEIITSKNVSPKPEWLEHVITTKAKQAIMNRLKKDKLNNIANGIVLFEARLKDFGVTPSARVFRKVLPAYECANKDEFYSKLGAGIVRLDNLGKVLRENSASKILKFWSLQIPNPFKFLGGDDKKKNRKATALPDGDDPEAPQFVIAPCCNPIPGDEVVGYDNPDTHKIDVHKKSCNELIKLAAQHGNNLTPVKWSSHKAMSYLSVLELRGIDRIGILMELSQVVAGELNTNIRELHIQSHDGIFEGRVSLYVKNIQDLKVIMEKVGKIRGIEKVNRVENNQE; encoded by the coding sequence ATGGGATATTCTGACGAAGACGAGCGTATCATAGGCGAGCAGTTCGACAAGCTGATGTCTTCCTGCTCGAAGATATGCAAGAACGACTACGACACGGATTTGATCAAGCGGGCTTTTTTTCTGGCGAAGGAAGCCCACGAGGGCGTGCGCCGTCGCTCGGGGGAGCCCTATATCCTGCATCCGCTGGCCGTCGCTCGGATCGTCGTGGACGAGATCGGGCTCGGAGTCAAGTCGGTCGTCGCCGCGCTGCTGCACGACGTAGTCGAGGATACCGACTATACGGTAGAGGATATCGAGAGCCGTTTCGGCCCGAAGATCGCGTTGATGGTCGACGGACTGACCAAGATGTCGGGGGTTTTCAAGACCAGCGCGTCGGAACAGGCCGAGAATTTCCGCAAGGTGCTGCTTACGCTCTCCGACGACGTACGCGTGATTCTGATCAAGATCGCCGACCGGCTGCACAACATGCGAACGCTCGGCTCGATGCCGCCTCACAAACAGATGAAGATCACCAGCGAGACGATCTATCTGTTCGCACCCCTGGCCTATCGTCTCGGTCTGTTCGCGATCAAGAGCGAGTTGGAGGATCTGACGCTGAAGTACCGCTTTCCGGAAGATTACCGTCAGATCGAGAACAAGATACGGGAAACGGAAGCCAAGCGGTCGCGTTTCATCGAGAAGTTCAACGCCCCGATCATCGAGAAGCTTCGGGCGAACGACATCGATTTCGAGATATCGGGCCGCGTCAAGTCGATCTACTCGATCTGGTCGAAGATGCAGCGCAAGCACATTCCGTTCGAGGAGATCTACGATATATTCGCGATCCGTATCGTGTTCAAGCCCTCTCCGCTGATTCCCGAGAAATCGCAGTGCTGGCACATCTATTCGCTCGTGACGGACATCTACAAGCCGAAGCCCGACCGTATCCGCGACTGGGTCAACATTCCGAAGGCGAACGGGTACGAGGCGCTCCACTCGACGGTCATGGGGCCCGACGGTATTTGGGCCGAGGTGCAGATCCGCTCGCAGCGCATGGAGGAGATCGCCGAGCGGGGATTCGCCGCGCACTGGAAGTACAAGTCCGACACGCTGTCGAAGGAGGAAGGAGAGTTCGACCGCTGGATGAAGCAGGTCCGCGAGGCGCTGAACAGTCCGACGGAGGATGCCGTCGAGTTTTTGGACAATTTCAAGCTTAGTCTCTACACGTCCGAGATCGTCGTGTTCACGCCCAAGGGCGACTCGCGCACGTTGCCTCAGGGGGCTACGGCGCTCGATTTCGCCTACGACATTCACTCGAAGATCGGTCACAGCGCCATGGGGGCCAAGATCAACCATAAGATCGAGTCCATTTTCGCGCCGATCAGCAGCGGCGACCAGATCGAGATCATCACTTCGAAAAACGTTTCGCCCAAGCCCGAGTGGCTCGAGCACGTCATTACGACGAAGGCCAAGCAGGCGATCATGAACCGCCTGAAGAAAGACAAGCTGAACAACATCGCCAACGGAATCGTGCTGTTCGAGGCGCGCCTGAAGGATTTCGGGGTGACGCCGAGCGCCCGCGTGTTCCGCAAGGTGCTGCCGGCCTACGAATGCGCGAACAAGGACGAGTTTTACAGCAAGCTCGGTGCGGGAATCGTCCGCTTGGACAATCTGGGCAAGGTGCTCCGCGAAAATTCGGCCAGCAAAATACTGAAATTCTGGTCGTTGCAGATACCCAATCCCTTCAAGTTTCTGGGCGGGGACGACAAGAAAAAGAATCGGAAAGCGACCGCTTTGCCCGATGGGGACGACCCCGAGGCCCCGCAGTTCGTAATCGCTCCGTGCTGCAATCCGATACCGGGCGACGAGGTAGTCGGCTACGACAATCCGGATACGCACAAGATCGACGTTCATAAGAAGAGCTGCAACGAACTGATCAAGCTGGCGGCGCAGCACGGCAACAACCTGACTCCGGTCAAATGGTCGAGTCACAAGGCGATGTCGTACCTGTCGGTGCTGGAGTTGCGCGGCATCGACCGGATCGGTATCCTGATGGAGCTTTCGCAGGTCGTGGCCGGCGAACTGAACACCAATATCCGCGAGTTGCATATTCAGAGCCATGACGGGATTTTCGAGGGTCGTGTCAGTTTGTATGTCAAGAACATTCAGGACCTGAAAGTCATCATGGAAAAAGTGGGCAAGATCCGCGGGATCGAAAAAGTCAACCGTGTGGAGAACAATCAAGAATAG